TGGGATGGCATCGCAAAGGATAGTTCCATTAAGACAATTACTATAAACAAGGGCTCGCATATCTTAGATATAGACTGCATGAATATCAGCCAACAAAGCATGGATCAGCGTAAAAGATCCAGCGAAATGTTTGCCATCGGGACATCTGACGGTCtgtaacaaataaaaaactccCGTCAGCACGTCTCATTTCGCTTAACCTCTGCGATCGAAACATTATAGGTAAATGCTACATCATGCACAAGTCAGGGCGTACAGAGAGGGTCATTGATGCTCACAAAGGAGCAGTGATGAATACCAAGTGGAATCACGATGGTACTAGCTTGCTGACTTCGGGTGAAGACGGCCAACTCAAGATCTGGTCTAGGAGTGGCATGCTAAGAAGTACCCACACTCAAGCAGATTCGCCAATCTATTCAGCTGTTTGGTCGCCATTCTCCACCGGCGTCTTGTACTCTTCGGGCAAAATAATGACTATCCAGTCTTTTTCAGCCAATAGCAAGGTCGGTAGAAAATTTATCGAACAtcataaaaaccaaaaatgctgaattcagaaaaaagaatgccAGGAATTGATTGAACGATGATACAACGAATTAATAGACCTTGCAATGGAAAGCGCACGACAGCGTTGTGCTCGTTGTGGCTTGGAGTTCGATATCGAATCTAATCGCTAGCGGTAGTGAAGATTGCCACTTCAAGATATGGGATGCCTTGGGACAGCTGTTGTTCAACAGTGCCCCCCGACTCTATCCGATTACATCCATCGCTTGGTCACCTGACGGAGCTTTCTGCGCCTTTACTACTTTCTCATCTGTATGTGTTTCGTCTGCCTACGGGGTAATACTTCCTTTTCGTCAGCCTTACTAGTCTTCTTTTCcaggacaaaaaagaaaaaaaaactaattagTTCCATTGTTCTTAATGTCTGTCGGTTTCGCATTCTCAATCGGCAGAGCGATATACTTGAAGGAACTATGGACGGTGATGGAATCTCTTCTGTATGTTGGTCACCGGAAGGATCCCAGCTGGTGGCAGGGAATTCAAGTGGAAGAATCCAGATATCCCATCTGGTCAAAGGGTGTGTACAACTAGATTGCGTTCTATTCTGCTATCCATCATTTGGAAGTCgagtttctattttttatttttttttacccgacATATTAATGAATGTTAAATCAATCCCATAGGGGCCTCAGTTGGGCCAGCTATAACGTGACCAAGCTCGCGCCCAACACGCTCCAGCTGCGAGATCATTTCAACGAAACGGTCGAGTTACTCGAATTTAGAGACGACGTCATTCTGTGGTCATTCAAGTACGGCTACCTTCTATTGGTCAGCCAAACTCATTGCTTCATTCACAAAGAGAATGGATGGAACAGTCCGATTACCGTCGACCTGCGAGACAAATGCCCCCAGTTCATCAAACAAACGGAAAAGTTAGTCTCGTTACATCAATTTTCCTTAAAACTCATTGAATGATCCTCTATTCTTTTATCACTGGCGCTTTCTACTTGGCCCAGGTATTTCTTAATCATGGACTGCGGCATCCTATACGTCTTTTCCTACGATGGAGCTCTGCAGGGGACACCGAGAATCTCTAATCAAAGGCTGGCGACGCTGACGGCGGATCACGTCACTGCCGCCAAAGAAGTGATAGCAGCCCGGAGCCCGACTGATGG
The nucleotide sequence above comes from Daphnia carinata strain CSIRO-1 chromosome 3, CSIRO_AGI_Dcar_HiC_V3, whole genome shotgun sequence. Encoded proteins:
- the LOC130693765 gene encoding intraflagellar transport protein 80 homolog yields the protein MHFYDRAALSPTALDNILFIEWNSQIEYFTCSDDLKIHSWDGIAKDSSIKTITINKGSHILDIDCMNISQQSMDQRKRSSEMFAIGTSDGKCYIMHKSGRTERVIDAHKGAVMNTKWNHDGTSLLTSGEDGQLKIWSRSGMLRSTHTQADSPIYSAVWSPFSTGVLYSSGKIMTIQSFSANSKTLQWKAHDSVVLVVAWSSISNLIASGSEDCHFKIWDALGQLLFNSAPRLYPITSIAWSPDGAFCAFTTFSSVCVSSAYGSDILEGTMDGDGISSVCWSPEGSQLVAGNSSGRIQISHLVKGGLSWASYNVTKLAPNTLQLRDHFNETVELLEFRDDVILWSFKYGYLLLVSQTHCFIHKENGWNSPITVDLRDKCPQFIKQTEKYFLIMDCGILYVFSYDGALQGTPRISNQRLATLTADHVTAAKEVIAARSPTDGRSIHCCHYRTGKPLYGDKPLVHSGQVTKLELDPGSPTGDQLLAFTDAVRDLYLLSLSSGLNRLRSSLKIAGGVTSFAWNCDCSMLVMIREEELCVVPYPPAVPNDPALLDKFTIRQNIREYGKHVTIQSFVGHQVTLQRGDGLAFPVYLSPYPSKLQQFVSNGQWESAQRLCSSIKMEILWVCLAAMAVHYKQLDAAQVAFAALRETDKILYVDAIKKMNNVAMIKAETALLQNGRTEAETILLQAGLPLKAIMLNLQLFQFEKALELAVKHDSNIDVVVAYRRKYLEQFGWTETIPRFIEYAKKVDIDWDAIEEKLVDE